In one Rutidosis leptorrhynchoides isolate AG116_Rl617_1_P2 chromosome 8, CSIRO_AGI_Rlap_v1, whole genome shotgun sequence genomic region, the following are encoded:
- the LOC139864257 gene encoding uncharacterized mitochondrial protein AtMg01250-like, with protein MKRGLRQGDPLSPFLFILVTEVLSKLLSNAIGCGSLKGVEIENQKWVNHSQYADDTIIFAHASREELYCIRQILDRFFQVFGLKMNPSKTNLYEVNVPLSELESYAGIF; from the coding sequence ATGAAAAGGGGGCTAAGACAAGGTGACCCTTTATctccttttctttttattttagtTACTGAAGTTTTGAGCAAGCTTCTTTCTAATGCTATTGGTTGCGGGAGTTTGAAAGGGGTGGAAATTGAAAACCAAAAATGGGTTAATCATTCACAATATGCCGATGACACAATCATTTTTGCACACGCATCTAGGGAAGAATTGTATTGTATTCGTCAAATTCTTGATAGATTTTTCCAAGTTTTCGGACTTAAAATGAACCCGTCTAAAACAAACCTGTATGAGGTCAATGTTCCTCTTTCGGAACTTGAGAGTTATGCTGGCATTTTTTAG